GATGCACATATTAACGAGACTGAAAAGTCAATAAGAGTGCAGCAATAATCAcgcaattaaaaattgaaaataaatatgtcCCCTTTGACCtagatattgcaattatttttgcatttttggcATAAATTCATCATCATAGATTAGTCATTGTAATCTTGAATAAAAACTCCTTCAAAACCACTTTATGAAACTGCTAGATTTAAGAACAGTCCGTTTCATAAGGAGTATCAGCCAGCACATCGGCGTGCTGACCTAACCTGCTGATTTGGGAGTACATGAACTGATTCAGAATACTGTTTGATGAACCAGCTCAAATAACAAGGATGGCTTGACTTGACATTCCACGCATACGTATTTCATTAACAAAGAAACCTTATTGATACATCAGTTGATATGAGTACTCACCTTCAGCTTCAGCTTCAGCTTCTGGCTCATCCTTGGGGTCGGGCGCAATCTTGTCGCTGGATGTGGAACTGGTGGACATGGTTCTCTCTATCTCCGACTCCAGGCCTGCGTCTTCCAAGGAGCCCTCAATATCAGCAGTCAGCAAACTCTCCTTCACTCGACCAAACGAGCTCTCCGGCACTAGCACTGATTTCATATAATGTATACCTTATGTACTGTTTAATATCACAgactcgttttattttttcgctcTCGTATCTTGCTCGGCACACGACGGGGGTAAAAACGAAAAACCGTGTCGCTGCTCTTCAACTCGTCGACTCGCGTTCTCAATCTCTCTcaactctctcgctctgtcccAGCTGCGGCGGTGGCGAGAGGCGAAAAAAAGTTGAGGCTCGTCGAGAGAGAGGATCGGAAGAGATGAGTGTTTACGTGCCACACACTGGAGGAGAGAAACGCACATAAGCTCACAGCAGTTTCGCGCACAGAGAGATCTCTCGCGACACGTACAACGAACGAATAACGTACGCAcgatatgcgcgcgcgcccgcgagaGTAAgtgagaaagggagagagagagagagaaaaggctGTAGTACGTGTAAGCTCGCTTATATGCGTGTGTGCGGAATAAAGAGAGACAGATAAAGCTGGCCGACGAGGATGGTGTGTCTGGAAGGTTCGAGGAGCCTTCCCGGTCAGGTGAGCGCGTCGAACTCCTGCGGTTAGGTGGTGTAGGTGTTGCTGCAATAGGCGGAGAGCAGGTCGCACACAGCTCGACAGCAGCCGGGACTCATCGGCTGCTgatgttctctctctctctctctctctcactcttttccCTGGTGATCCTGgcgacgctgctgctgtttaGTTCGACGTCGTCCTGCACACGTGTGGTGTTGGGCCGCGACGTTGTAACAAGTTGTAATATAGCGTACGACAGCCTGAACCTTCTCAGCAAACTGACCGCTGCCgatgctgttgttgctgcagGCCTATGCGAAAATAGAAAATGGCGCACACGGTGCTGGGCATGTGTGTGCACAGGgtaacgctgctgctgctgctcgcggCTTTCTCCCTCTCGACGCGATTTGGCTGTATAACGTTACACGCTCTGATCTCTCTCACTGCTGTAGCTGCACAATGTACTTAGGTACTGAACGTCGTAGCACGTCTCACACTCCCGGGCACGGGTCACCTGGTCCACTGACTGCGCCGCCTGTACACGGCGCCTTTTTTTTGCTCCTCTTCTCGCAGCTTTTACAGCTGTCTTTCTCTCGCACTCTCCTCTTTCTCGGCCGATTTACCCGTTGTCTTCGCGgccagcggcggcagcggcgacgataccttctctctctttatacACTTTGCAGGTATAAGTAGTAGGTATTAACGTGTGCGTGCCAGACGccagtgcgcgcgagcgagactTTGTTGTTTGCGTCGCGGcgtcgcgagagagcgcgtgtcggcagcggcggcagtccggcgcgtatacatatagcatATCGCTCTACTCGGCTTTTGGGGCGCGCCGCGCGCCGCCGCTTTCAGCTCAACGCACGGCTCAACGAGATGGATGTTGTATTTGCGCGAATACCGCCAGTGCCcggtgtgcgcgcgctcgctctcagCTTTGAATGATCCGATGCCTGAAGATACACGAAATGTGTGGGGAATTTAAAGACAACCTTGTTTTGCCCGTTTATAGTTATATGCAAAAACCTTGTCATAAAGACTATGATCGTCAGAGCAGCGAACCTGAAACCGGGTCCGAAACCTCTCGAATCGGTTGTATGGCGGCTGCTGCGCCTGATCGCATCGGTTTTGCTGTGATATCGGCATATAAAACAGTCGAAACGCTCGATCTTATTATTAAAAGTAACGGGGTAAACAGAGTACTTTTTGAAAAGTTGAGAGGTTTAAAACATCAATACGTTTTGAAACTTCAGTGGACACGATTCTCAGGCTGCCACCAGAATTGACTGTATAGGCGCTAACACCTGCGTATAGACAAGTAGTGTTTTCTGCGGTGCTGCCAATGTATTTTGGCTTTTGAGGTTAGGTGCAGCCTGCTAGCGAAAGTTGAATTACGTTGGCAGCATTGACAAAATGCCACTGTCTAACTGTGTAGGACGGTAGCGCTTTGGATAGTACTGCCAACCTGATTCGGCGTGACCGTCTACACTCCAGTCTATGGCGGCGCATGCGCGCAGCACGATATGCAGCCATAGCGTTACCTGTAGTCAGCCGATGTCTGCAGGCTTCTGTATAcctcgatatatatatatatatatatatatatatatatatatatatatatatatatagctttactcgcgtaaataaagaaacctGGTTAATCAGATAATAAACAAACAACGATCAGTTGAGTACTAAGGCATATCCGATGTAAAATTTCACGCTCTTCAAGTTGGTGGCATCCATTTTTCTGTAGCTACCACTGTTAGAGAAATTGAcgaaaaatatattgttttgCTGTTATACCCCCACCCCGGGCACTATGGGGTCTGCAATTTTACATGAATGTTTTGGGCGGGCTAAACTTACATATACTCAAGATGCAGCTCTTCTAGTGAGAAAGTGTATTTCGAGCAGATTTTGACTGGACACGAATTCGGCCAATTGCGTAGACACAGCCTATGAACCCGTTGCAGAAACGTTTCTTCAACGGACCAAGCTATGTATAGATGTTGCCGATTTTCCTGGAAATAGCGCATAATGATTTCGTTTTTTCGAAGACTAGCTAAATCCAATGTTCGTTTTGCGAAATTAGGATAGTCTAGTCAAAATCTGCACGAAATACACTTTTTCACTAGAAGAGCTCCATTTTGAGTATATGTAAGTTTAGCCTGcccaaaatatttatgtaaaattgcAGTCCCCATAGTGCCCGGGGTGGGGGTATAAACAGCAAAACGATATATTTTTCGTCAATTTCTCTAAAAAAGTGGTAGCTACAGAAAAATGGATGCCACCAACTTGAAGAGCGTGAAATTTTACATCGGATATGCCTTAGTACTCAACTGATCGTTGTTTGTTTATTATCTGATTAACCAGGTTTCTTTACTTACGCGAGTAAAGcaatatatataggtatacagaaGCCTGCAGACATCGGCTGACTACAGGTAACGCTATGGCTGCATATCGTGCAGCGCGCATGCGCCGCCATAGATGGGAGTGTAGACGGTCACGCATGCGCGCTGCACGATATGCAGCCATAGCGTTACCTGTAGTCAGCCGATGTCTGCAGGCttctgtatacctatatatattgCTTTACTCGcgtaaataaagaaacctGGCTAATCAGATTATAAACAAACAACGATCAGTTGAGTACTAAGGCATATCCGATGTAAAATTTCACGCTCTTCAAGTTGGTGGCATCCATTTTTCTGTAGCTACCACTGTTTTAGAGAAATTGAcgaaaaatatattgttttgCTGTTTATACCCCCACCCCGGGCACAATGGGGACTGCAATTTTACGTAAAGATTTTGACTGGACTAAGAAATTCAGGATCGCAACTGCATTTAGACCGGATATCCGTTTTTATGTGCAATGTATTTCACCCTAATTATTTATGTTCCAATTTTCGCCACCTCATTTGATTTACCGATGCGAATAGGATTAGTGGTGAGGACGGTCGGCCCATCCAGCCACATCTCCCACCTTTTTCTCTTGCACCGCCGTGCATGGTCGGGGGTGCAGTGGCCGCGTCAGTTGACGTTCAGCCTCGATAGAGGAGACACCGACCTTAAAATTGCACGAGTATACATATAACTTTGAGGAAAGAATAATGACTACGCATCTCGTCGGCCGGGAGGGCCCTGACTTCAAGAGTGTTAGAAGTAGAGCAGCAGAAGATAGCCAACACAGCGACGGTGGAGTGAGAAGATGTTCGTGCTCCGAAGAAGTAAAAAGAGCTTGCGATGCGAAAAAAGATGCAAGTGCTAGTGACGAAAGATTCAGCCATCTTGAAGGCTTCAAGCGACTGAACCGAAGCCGCAAGAGCTATCGCACCGAATTGCTCTTCAAAGCAGTGAAGTGCCGCAAAATATCCTTAATTCAAGGATTATTAGAACGCGGCGTACGCATCAATGCGTTGAAGAAGCAAAGCTATGAAAATTTTTACACTCTATTGATGGTTAACGCCATCAACGGTGACAGTGAAATTACCAGGATGCTCATCCGCGCCGGCTGCCGGCTCAACACCACAAGTTTGGGAGACTGCACGGCGCTACACCTCGCCATTGAACTTCATAACCGCGGCATCGCTGCGGAGCTCATCGCATCCGGTGCCGATACGAATATCAAAACAGCCAGAGGCTGCACTGCCTTGCATTTGGCGGTAGTTGGCTCGACCAACATCGACCGGTACTTGAAGGAAACTGAGACGTATATGAGAAAATGTCcatataatttattcaatgaTCTGCCAGACGCCAAGAAGTTTCAAAGCTCAATCGTTCAGGCAAGAATAAGCAGAACAATTCAACAACTTTACGCTGGTGGCCAAGAACGCCGCGTTTGCCTCTATATAGTAAACATGTTGCTTAACGCCGGGGCCGACGTGAACTCGAAGGACAATAATGGCTGCGCGCCGATTCATTACGCCGCGTGCACGGGTAGCCCTGAGCTGATGAAAATTCTCATCGAAGCCGGTGCAGACGTCGACAGCCAGAACAACGTCGGCGCCACAGCCTTGCACATCGCAGTATTGTTTTGCGACGAGATGAtggtaaatattttgttgagCAGCGGCGCTAGCGTCGCCGCTAAGACTCAAAAAGAGGGCAACACTGCCCTACACTGGGCTGTGACGCTCAACAACGACTTCAACAGACACGCGAACATCGTGAGAAATCTCCTGGATTTTGGCAGTGATGTCAATCAAAGGAATGCGCTCAACGAGACCATCATCGCCGTAGCATTGGGAGACGTCACCCAAAGCTTAGTCCTCGAGCATGTGGCCGAGATGGAGGCCAGGGAGAACAGGACGATGTTTGACAAACACAGCCAGCTGGATATGAACTGGAGGAACATTCATAACCATTATGAAGAATTACTTATCCAGCTTGCAGCCATGAACAAGAACAAAATTGGTAACACACTCATAACTTATTTCTTCGTATTAACGGAGTCGCTCGAAGTAGTGAATCTTTTGGCGAATAATAAAGATTTTATAGAGGAGTTCGAGGCTAGCGATTATCGAACTAGATATCCCAATTATGCTGAGCGTTTGAGGAAAAAAGTTGAGGCTGCTAAACGCATAGAAAGGAGCGTAAAGTGGCCGTGCGAAGTGGACATAAGCAGCAATATCTAATATGAAATGGAACGCACACCGAGGCATATTTCTACTAGGCACGCGGAAGTAGTAAATATTCCAGTCCGTATGTAATAActgaagattttttttaaataaaaatattttatgagtacagatgtttttttattatttctggTGCGCAAAAAGTT
The sequence above is a segment of the Nasonia vitripennis strain AsymCx chromosome 3, Nvit_psr_1.1, whole genome shotgun sequence genome. Coding sequences within it:
- the LOC116416775 gene encoding alpha-latrocrustotoxin-Lt1a-like — encoded protein: MTTHLVGREGPDFKSVRSRAAEDSQHSDGGVRRCSCSEEVKRACDAKKDASASDERFSHLEGFKRLNRSRKSYRTELLFKAVKCRKISLIQGLLERGVRINALKKQSYENFYTLLMVNAINGDSEITRMLIRAGCRLNTTSLGDCTALHLAIELHNRGIAAELIASGADTNIKTARGCTALHLAVVGSTNIDRYLKETETYMRKCPYNLFNDLPDAKKFQSSIVQARISRTIQQLYAGGQERRVCLYIVNMLLNAGADVNSKDNNGCAPIHYAACTGSPELMKILIEAGADVDSQNNVGATALHIAVLFCDEMMVNILLSSGASVAAKTQKEGNTALHWAVTLNNDFNRHANIVRNLLDFGSDVNQRNALNETIIAVALGDVTQSLVLEHVAEMEARENRTMFDKHSQLDMNWRNIHNHYEELLIQLAAMNKNKIGNTLITYFFVLTESLEVVNLLANNKDFIEEFEASDYRTRYPNYAERLRKKVEAAKRIERSVKWPCEVDISSNI